A single window of Rana temporaria chromosome 1, aRanTem1.1, whole genome shotgun sequence DNA harbors:
- the SPRY1 gene encoding protein sprouty homolog 1 isoform X1: MLNPHTPISWSHHIGAGACSKLGEISVHGFSDACQVHTECQKSRSPQMELQSQHGTSGSLVVIQQPSSDSRQRLEYEREVQPATILSLDQIKALRNRNEYTEGPSMVRKHGPKTAPRHSKPERTHEIIPVNVNNNNEHRAPHPAHTGHVYVARAPVLSRSTSTGSAASSASTNSASSEQELLGQSPPPRNGSGHRTDRVVRMQPKASVLVTEDLKSSLKLDSTQHRFICEQCGKCKCSDCTAPKPLPSCLACNGQCLCSAESMVEYSTCMCLVKAAFYHCSNNDEGDSYADNPCSCTQSHCCSRYLCMGAMSLVFPCLLCYPPAKACLKLCRGCYDRVNRPGCRCKNSNTVYCKLDDVPRGQGKPS; the protein is encoded by the exons ATGCTTAATCCGCACACTCCCATCTCCTGGTCCCATCACATTGGAGCTGGAGCCTGCTCGAAGCTAGGTGAGATCTCCGTACATGG ATTTTCAGATGCATGCCAAGTTCACACTGAATGCCAGAAGTCGAGATCACCACAGATGGAGCTACAAAGTCAACATGGCACTAGCGGTTCATTAGTGGTCATCCAGCAGCCTTCTTCAGACAGTAGGCAGCGGTTGGAATATGAGCGGGAAGTTCAGCCAGCGACTATCTTGTCTTTGGACCAGATCAAAGCTCTTCGCAATAGGAATGAGTATACAGAAGGCCCATCCATGGTGAGGAAACATGGGCCAAAAACTGCACCAAGGCACAGTAAGCCGGAGAGAACTCACGAGATTATACCAGTTAATGTGAATAATAACAATGAGCACAGAGCCCCTCACCCGGCTCACACAGGACATGTGTACGTTGCTCGGGCTCCTGTGCTCAGTAGGTCCACCAGCACAGGGAGTGCAGCGAGTTCTGCTAGCACAAATAGTGCCTCCTCGGAACAGGAACTTTTGGGACAGTCTCCTCCACCCAGAAACGGCTCTGGACACAGGACGGACAGGGTAGTTCGGATGCAGCCCAAGGCTTCTGTGTTGGTTACAGAAGACCTAAAGAGCTCTTTAAAATTGGACTCGACACAGCACAGGTTTATTTGTGAACAGTGCGGAAAGTGCAAGTGTTCAGATTGCACAGCTCCAAAGCCCCTACCATCATGCTTGGCATGCAACGGTCAGTGTCTCTGCTCTGCTGAGAGCATggtggaatacagcacttgcatgTGTCTAGTCAAAGCAgctttctaccactgttcaaacAACGACGAGGGCGATTCGTACGCGGATAACCCTTGTTCTTGCACCCAGTCTCACTGCTGCTCTAGATACTTGTGCATGGGAGCAATGTCCTTGGTATTCCCATGCTTGCTTTGCTACCCTCCTGCCAAGGCATGCCTAAAACTGTGCCGTGGTTGTTATGACAGAGTTAATCGCCCTGGTTGTCGGTGCAAAAATTCAAATACTGTGTACTGCAAACTGGATGATGTGCCACGGGGCCAAGGCAAGCCCTCCTGA
- the SPRY1 gene encoding protein sprouty homolog 1 isoform X2, with product MELQSQHGTSGSLVVIQQPSSDSRQRLEYEREVQPATILSLDQIKALRNRNEYTEGPSMVRKHGPKTAPRHSKPERTHEIIPVNVNNNNEHRAPHPAHTGHVYVARAPVLSRSTSTGSAASSASTNSASSEQELLGQSPPPRNGSGHRTDRVVRMQPKASVLVTEDLKSSLKLDSTQHRFICEQCGKCKCSDCTAPKPLPSCLACNGQCLCSAESMVEYSTCMCLVKAAFYHCSNNDEGDSYADNPCSCTQSHCCSRYLCMGAMSLVFPCLLCYPPAKACLKLCRGCYDRVNRPGCRCKNSNTVYCKLDDVPRGQGKPS from the coding sequence ATGGAGCTACAAAGTCAACATGGCACTAGCGGTTCATTAGTGGTCATCCAGCAGCCTTCTTCAGACAGTAGGCAGCGGTTGGAATATGAGCGGGAAGTTCAGCCAGCGACTATCTTGTCTTTGGACCAGATCAAAGCTCTTCGCAATAGGAATGAGTATACAGAAGGCCCATCCATGGTGAGGAAACATGGGCCAAAAACTGCACCAAGGCACAGTAAGCCGGAGAGAACTCACGAGATTATACCAGTTAATGTGAATAATAACAATGAGCACAGAGCCCCTCACCCGGCTCACACAGGACATGTGTACGTTGCTCGGGCTCCTGTGCTCAGTAGGTCCACCAGCACAGGGAGTGCAGCGAGTTCTGCTAGCACAAATAGTGCCTCCTCGGAACAGGAACTTTTGGGACAGTCTCCTCCACCCAGAAACGGCTCTGGACACAGGACGGACAGGGTAGTTCGGATGCAGCCCAAGGCTTCTGTGTTGGTTACAGAAGACCTAAAGAGCTCTTTAAAATTGGACTCGACACAGCACAGGTTTATTTGTGAACAGTGCGGAAAGTGCAAGTGTTCAGATTGCACAGCTCCAAAGCCCCTACCATCATGCTTGGCATGCAACGGTCAGTGTCTCTGCTCTGCTGAGAGCATggtggaatacagcacttgcatgTGTCTAGTCAAAGCAgctttctaccactgttcaaacAACGACGAGGGCGATTCGTACGCGGATAACCCTTGTTCTTGCACCCAGTCTCACTGCTGCTCTAGATACTTGTGCATGGGAGCAATGTCCTTGGTATTCCCATGCTTGCTTTGCTACCCTCCTGCCAAGGCATGCCTAAAACTGTGCCGTGGTTGTTATGACAGAGTTAATCGCCCTGGTTGTCGGTGCAAAAATTCAAATACTGTGTACTGCAAACTGGATGATGTGCCACGGGGCCAAGGCAAGCCCTCCTGA